The genomic window GTAGAAAAGAAAGAAATTTATAGAAAATATGGTGTAAAGGAATGCTGGCTCATATTCCCCGATGAAAGAGTTATCGGGATTTTAACCTTAGAAAGTGATGAATACCTGGAGTTTTGCAAATCCAAAAAGGAAGGTCTCGTAAAATCTAAAATCGTTGAAGGATTGGAAATAAATTCCCAGGATGTATTTGATTAAAATTTTTTAACGAATAAATTTTTGGAAAAATCACATGGAAGTACTTTTAGGCGCTGCTATTACGCTCGTCATTTTGGGTGCAGTTTTTGGGATGGGCCTTGCCATTGCCTCGGATAAATTTGCCGTTAAAGTCGATTCCCGGATTGAAAGTATTAATGAAGTACTTCCGGGGGTAAATTGTGGTGCATGTGGTCAACCCGGTTGCAGCGGTTTTGCCCAGGCCGTTGTTGAAGGCAAGGCGCCGGTAACTGGTTGTACGGTGGGACAGGCTGCCGTTGCTGAGCTGGTGGCAAATATTATGGGCGTCACGTTTGAAAAAAAGGAGCGGACGGTTGCCGTCGTAATGTGCCATGCGAAGGGTGTTAAAAATAAATTCGTCTACCAGGGAGTCAGAGACTGCCGTGCGGCGCACGTTGTTGGCGGTGGTTTTCTTGGATGTGATTATGGATGTCTGGGCTTAGGCACCTGTGTGGAGGCATGTAAATTTGAAGCTATGTACATGGGAGAAGAGGGCCTCCCTAAGGTAATTGAAGAACGATGCACGGCATGCGGAAAATGCGCAGCAGTATGTCCCAGAAAACTTATCAGCATTGTGCCAGTATCAAAGATGGTGCACGTGCGTTGCAAATCCCTTGATAAAGGCGCTGTCGCGAAAAAGATTTGCCAGGACTCTTGTATCGCCTGCAAACGGTGCGAGAAGATATGCCCATACGATGCCATCCATGTACAAAACAATCTTGCCGTAATTGATTACCATAAGTGCACTTCCTGTGGCAAATGTGTTGAGGTTTGTCCAAATCATACCATTATTAATCTTGCCAGAAAACGCAGTCTCGCAAAACGCACCCTAACCGTCTAAATGCATCAAGATCGCTTTTATCTATCGTACACCCCAGAGACACAGGAAATTTGGCTTGATAATGGTGAGGCGCATCATGTTCTGCATGTAAAACGAGCAAAACCAGGGACAAAAATAACCCTGTTTGATGGAAGAGGGTTTGAATACCTGGCTCATGTTACTGAAATCTTACGCGACAAAGTAAAGGTATTTATTGAACAATCCAGGGCAGTTGACAGAGAATCTCCGGTAGATATTACCATCGCATTTTCTATCCCGAAAGGAAAGCACGCTGCCTTTTTAATTCAAAAATGTTCTGAGTTAGGCATCAAGACGCTAATTCCCATCTTTTGCAGACGAAGCGTTGTCGATATTCGCGATACGGCGGGTGAAAAAAGTGAAAGATGGAGCAAGCTTGCAATTGAGGCATCGAAACAATGCAAGCGAAATTGTGTTACCCAGATTGAAAACCTAATGCCCTTTGCTGATCTTGTAAAGAATGCTTGCCATTACGATCTTCCTCTCATTGCATGCACCGAGCCGCACGCAAAGACATTGAAACACCTTGTCCGTGAATATCCGGCGGCCAAAAAGATCATTTGTATCATAGGACCGGAAGGTGGTTTTGCCGAGAACGAGATTAGAGCAGCAGAAGAAGCGGGTTTTATGCCCGTCGTTATCGGGAATTCAACCCTCAGGGTTGAAACGGCGGCCATTGCAATTTCATCTATGCTCCTTTACGCCTATTCTGATGGGTAAAGGATGCCCTATTTAACCGTATTGAATCTGACTTGACAAATCATATAATTTCGGGATAATTTGGCACAAGTATTCCATTCATTGTGTTTTGTCTCAACATCTTTTAGGAAGGGACTTGTTGCATTTATGGTTGCAAAATTGATTAAAGGAACTGAAATCGGAGAGCAAATTCTCAAGGAAATCACTTCTGAAGTAGCGCAAATTAAGGAGAAATATGGTGTTGTGCCAGGTCTGGTAACGATACTGGTAGGCAGTAATCCCGCTTCTTTATCGTATGTTACCCTGAAGATTAAAACCGCTCATCGGTTGGGGTTTAAAGAAGTGCAGGATAATCAGCCAGCGACTATTTCAGAAAAGGACCTGCTTGCACTTATTGACAAGTACAACAAAGATAATTCCATTCATGGCATCCTTGTTCAACTTCCCCTTCCAAAACAGATTGATGAAAAGAAGGTGATCAATGCCATTGATCCTGACAAGGACGTCGACGGTTTTCACCCCGTCAATGTCGGACGCCTTATGATCGGAGGCGATGAAGTAAAATTCCCGCCGTGCACGCCGGCAGGTATTCAGGAATTGATTATCCGTTCCGGCATTGAAACGAGCGGCGCTGAGGTAGTCGTGGTCGGGCGCTCAAATATCGTGGGAAAGCCCATCGCCAACATGCTGGTACAGAAGGGAAGGGGGGCTGACGCAACGGTTACCGTTGTTCATACGCGCACAAAGCATCTGGCGGAACATTGCAAGCGCGCAGATATCTTAATCGTTGCAGCGGGTGTTCCAGGCCTGGTAAAACCGGAGTGGATTAAGCCTGGCGCATGTGTCATAGATGTAGGCGTTAACCGGGTCGGTGAAAAACCCAGCAAAGACGACCCAAAAAAGATGGTTCCTCTTTTGAAAGGTGACGTTGATTTTGAAGCAGCCAGAGAGATTGCCGGATACATCACCCCTGTTCCTGGTGGTGTTGGGCCAATGACCATTACTATGCTGATGAAAAATACCCTAAAATCCCTGAAATGCAAGTTAGGCATTCTATAGGATTGGCAATACCCGATCGTACGGGCCATTTCGCAGGGCCAGCGGATCTTTACTGCACAGCAGTTTTCCCGTAAGCGGGAAATGATAAAATGAAATTGAAAAGAAACAGTATTCTGCTATAATGTGCCGTCATCTGAAGGGGCCCATAGCTCAGCTGGTTAGAGCAGCGGACTCATAATCCGCGTGTCCAAGGTTCGAATCCTTGTGGGCCCATTTTCCCATCAATAACTCCTCGGTAGTTCATACTTCTCCATCAGTTAAAACCTTACGTGCCCGTTTGAAAGTCACTTTTGGCGCCTCCAACGGGTTACATATTTCGTAACACTTTAGTTTTTTGAAAAAGTAGGGGCGAAGCATTTGCCATCTTGGGGTGTGAATACATTTATACCAATTTATGGCAAATGCTTCGCCCTTACACAGTGCGGCAACATCGTTATTATGGTAATTTTTCAAAAAACTAAAGTGTTACCATATTTCAAGTTACGAGTAGGGTGGATTAAGGCGTTGGTTTTTACGCCGAATCCACCACAACTATTTCCTGGAAAGGTGGATTCGCTCTCGCTTAATCCACCCTACCGTAAACCAGCTTAAATAAAATGAAAATTCCTATACAATTCAATTACCATGTATGCTATAGCTACTGGGAGAGTTGGTGATGGTTTTCGTCCGTAACGTAAGTTTGTTCCCCCAACTCTCATTATGCTGGATGATGAGAAAACCATATCCTCCAATCATGAAAACAACCAGGACTCGCTGCACAATACGTCTCAACGGGATGGCGCGCGGAGATAGGGTGCGATCGGTAATCCGGTAAATGAGAATCCCTTTTGCTACGCAAAATCCCATCACCGGGATATAAAGGTACCGCTCGGCCATAATATGGTTTATCGGAATGATATTCATGACGGGTAGGAGTGTGATAAAAAACCACGACATCCAAACAGCGAACATATTCCTCGTTTTGTATAACATTGCAAATATGACAAAAACAGAGATTAAGAAGGTTATGGCAAGAATAGATGCCCATTCCCAGGGATGCACTGCCGGGGGAATCACATAGTTTGCATTGAGATGAAGCGGGAAAAACGATAGTTTGATGTACGATGCCAGAATTTTTATCATAGTGAAGGTATTGACCCACAAACCACCCGGTTGGTAAGCAGATTTTACTGAAGAATTGCTGAATACCATAAACCGAATGATGAGGTAGAACAAGGAAAGAGCAAGGTATCCTGTATAAATTCCCTTTAATCTTTTCGCAAGGGATGACCATGGTTTTTGGTGAGGAAATATCGTAAAAACTATGAGCAGTATGGGGAGGGTTATCGCCATTTCCTTTGAAAAAACGGCACAGAGATAGGAAATGAGTGAAATGGTGTAATAAGCGGCGCCTCGGATTATTTGCCCCTTTTCTCCGGAAAAAAGTAGGTCAGATTTTATGAAATAAATAAACGAGACAAGGAAAAAAGTGGCGGTCAGGAGGTCATCACGATAGCTAATAACGTTTACGGTTTCCGCGAGAACAGGATGGGTAAGAAAGAACAGGATTGAAAGAAAAATAATCCTGGTATTGGATAAAACGGCACGGAGGAAAAGATAAAACAATATCGTGTTCACGGTATGTAAAATAACATTGGTAATGTGAAACCCGATGGAGTTTCCTTGCCAGATGGCATAATCAATGAAGTATGAAATGGTGACCAGGGGGCGGTAACTCATCTCCCCGGAGAGTGAAAAATAACCCTTCGTAAAGACCTTTGGAAGATATCGCCATTCCCGAAGAAAGGGATTCTCTACAACAATCCCAAAATCATCATAGGTAAAATTCCTGCCAATGGTATTTCCGTAGAGCAACACAGAAAACAACGATATGAAGACAAGAATAAAGGCAGTGGTGGATAATCTCATAGAAATAAAAATCCCCCTATATTTTGTTACGCCTGTGCAATATAGGGGGATTATATCATTTTGGCGTTTGCGGTAAAAATGCCAAAATTAATTTGCCTGAAACACAAAAATAATTAGAACAGATACGCTACATCAATTGCCGTGGTAAGTTCGTCATTACGATCATTGAATATATCCTGACTCGCCTCGTCATAGCGGACTTCTGGTCTCACCAGGAGATTTTCCCTGATCTTGAAATTGGCGGTAAGGGTGACTTCCCAGAGATGAAGCGCTGCAACTCCGATCCTTGCAGCATCCTGATCATCAAAATATTCACCCCTCAGGGCTAAGCCAAAATAATCCGTGATCTCCTGACTAACGATACCAGAGAATCCCCACCATTTACCGGTGCCTGATCCTGCTGCAAAACCACCGGCTGCTCCATTGCCCTCTTCTTCCGTGCCAAAGTCGAAGTTCAGATTAAAAGCAGTTTTTTCAAAAGGTTTTAATGTCAGAATAATATCCCAGAAGTGCCTCATATTACTATCGGCGTCCGACACAATATCTTCGTCTTGTTCAGCGCCGTGACTTCCATTTACAATGAAGCTCGTATTATCACTTACCGTCCAGTTGAACTGATACCCAAAAGTTTTGCTATCGTTATTGTCAACGAAGGTATCCCATCCATTTACAAGATAAAAGGTAGTCGTTAACTGATCCAGGAGGGGATAACTAATTGCCAGACCGGTATTGGTAAACGGGATCGCATTTTGATAGAGGAGCGAACGGGAAAAATTCGGATTGTCTACGCTTTCCCAAAGTTCAGCGCCGATCCAGGTAGCAAATTTGCCGAATTTAAAATCCAGTCCCTTCCCCACCGGCGCCTTATAGGTTACAAATCCCTGGCTTACCGTGAAGTCATCGTCATCCACCCTGCCATCGCTCGGTACAAAAGTTAACCGCTGGGCAATTTCACCATAATTTGTCGTAAAACCAAACCCGATAGGATCTTTTTCGGTAGACTGCTTGAAAACCGATATCTCTATATTATCTAAGGTAAAAGAATTGTTTTCCCTGTCGAATGCCCTCACATCTATCCAGTCGCCTTCATGATCATCACGAACGTTTGTTGGTGTCGTGCCCCTTTGATCATCCGGTTTTGAAAAGTTATAGCTATAATACGTATCAATAAATCCACTTACTTCTACGCTCTTGAAGAAATTGGCTATCTTGCCTTCTTCTGACGTTGCTGAGAGTGGCATAGCTTCTTCAGCAAAAATCGGTGTGGCAAAACCGATCATTGCGCTACAAACAATCCCGGCAAAACCCCAATGATATAAATTCTTCATTAAAACTTCCTCCTTTTCTACAATAAAAAGGACATACTAATTAAATTCACGGGCTTTCCAAAGAATGAAGAAACAACAAAGTCAACTATCAATAAATCACGTCAATAAATTATATATCCATCCCTCCTTTCTTAAGCATTTTAAGTGAAGAATTGGGCAAAAATAATACCTAAAGTATAAATATGGTGTTTATGAAATTTTCATTATAATTAAATTATAACAGACTTAAAAACGCTAACTTATTTTGTAATAATGAGTTCCATGATAAAAAACTGAAATTAAGATATTGGAGGTTCAGGATTATACTTTGCAATATTTGATTATGGCAATTGCCTTTTGCGGTTTTTTACTGTCTGTAATCTAACAGTAAAATGGCTGATATGGTACACTTGTTGGTCTAAACTCTGCTTAAGCATTTTATATTTATAAAAGTTCATGTCAATAAAAAATTTAAATATATTTATGAAAATCATGGCATTTTGAATCATTTTTCTTGATCTTGTAAGTTTTACCAGTATAATTG from Candidatus Brocadia sp. includes these protein-coding regions:
- a CDS encoding porin, which encodes MKNLYHWGFAGIVCSAMIGFATPIFAEEAMPLSATSEEGKIANFFKSVEVSGFIDTYYSYNFSKPDDQRGTTPTNVRDDHEGDWIDVRAFDRENNSFTLDNIEISVFKQSTEKDPIGFGFTTNYGEIAQRLTFVPSDGRVDDDDFTVSQGFVTYKAPVGKGLDFKFGKFATWIGAELWESVDNPNFSRSLLYQNAIPFTNTGLAISYPLLDQLTTTFYLVNGWDTFVDNNDSKTFGYQFNWTVSDNTSFIVNGSHGAEQDEDIVSDADSNMRHFWDIILTLKPFEKTAFNLNFDFGTEEEGNGAAGGFAAGSGTGKWWGFSGIVSQEITDYFGLALRGEYFDDQDAARIGVAALHLWEVTLTANFKIRENLLVRPEVRYDEASQDIFNDRNDELTTAIDVAYLF
- a CDS encoding 16S rRNA (uracil(1498)-N(3))-methyltransferase; its protein translation is MHQDRFYLSYTPETQEIWLDNGEAHHVLHVKRAKPGTKITLFDGRGFEYLAHVTEILRDKVKVFIEQSRAVDRESPVDITIAFSIPKGKHAAFLIQKCSELGIKTLIPIFCRRSVVDIRDTAGEKSERWSKLAIEASKQCKRNCVTQIENLMPFADLVKNACHYDLPLIACTEPHAKTLKHLVREYPAAKKIICIIGPEGGFAENEIRAAEEAGFMPVVIGNSTLRVETAAIAISSMLLYAYSDG
- a CDS encoding RnfABCDGE type electron transport complex subunit B, which encodes MEVLLGAAITLVILGAVFGMGLAIASDKFAVKVDSRIESINEVLPGVNCGACGQPGCSGFAQAVVEGKAPVTGCTVGQAAVAELVANIMGVTFEKKERTVAVVMCHAKGVKNKFVYQGVRDCRAAHVVGGGFLGCDYGCLGLGTCVEACKFEAMYMGEEGLPKVIEERCTACGKCAAVCPRKLISIVPVSKMVHVRCKSLDKGAVAKKICQDSCIACKRCEKICPYDAIHVQNNLAVIDYHKCTSCGKCVEVCPNHTIINLARKRSLAKRTLTV
- the folD gene encoding bifunctional methylenetetrahydrofolate dehydrogenase/methenyltetrahydrofolate cyclohydrolase FolD, with the protein product MVAKLIKGTEIGEQILKEITSEVAQIKEKYGVVPGLVTILVGSNPASLSYVTLKIKTAHRLGFKEVQDNQPATISEKDLLALIDKYNKDNSIHGILVQLPLPKQIDEKKVINAIDPDKDVDGFHPVNVGRLMIGGDEVKFPPCTPAGIQELIIRSGIETSGAEVVVVGRSNIVGKPIANMLVQKGRGADATVTVVHTRTKHLAEHCKRADILIVAAGVPGLVKPEWIKPGACVIDVGVNRVGEKPSKDDPKKMVPLLKGDVDFEAAREIAGYITPVPGGVGPMTITMLMKNTLKSLKCKLGIL